In Campylobacter sp. VBCF_01 NA2, one DNA window encodes the following:
- a CDS encoding c-type cytochrome, whose product MKKIFIACAALAAISSSAFAADGEALFKKCAACHGANADKPYLGGKVPALNTLAKDDIVASIKGYKEGTVGDGGKGKYGMAGVMKGQVATLDDESIAALADFIESKK is encoded by the coding sequence ATGAAAAAGATTTTCATCGCATGTGCTGCATTAGCGGCAATTAGTTCAAGTGCTTTTGCTGCTGACGGAGAGGCGCTATTCAAAAAATGCGCAGCATGCCACGGCGCAAACGCTGACAAACCTTACCTAGGCGGTAAAGTTCCAGCGCTAAACACACTTGCAAAAGACGATATTGTCGCTAGTATCAAAGGCTACAAAGAAGGCACTGTCGGCGACGGCGGTAAGGGCAAATACGGCATGGCTGGCGTAATGAAAGGCCAAGTCGCAACACTAGATGACGAGTCAATCGCAGCATTGGCTGATTTCATCGAAAGCAAAAAATAA
- a CDS encoding radical SAM protein, with product MSDLNFINEMKNKAIASENLSKNEALNLAKTSDLDALLSAANEIRQICCGDEFNFCSIINARSGKCSEDCKYCAQSAHFKTGCETYSLLETTPVLQMAGQNEKAKVHRFSLVASGRGIRENDKDMPKIEQIYRALREQTNLHLCASFGIATKEALQKLKDSGVKTYHHNLETSRRFYPRICTTHS from the coding sequence ATGAGCGATTTAAATTTTATAAACGAGATGAAAAACAAGGCTATCGCCAGTGAGAATTTAAGCAAAAACGAAGCGTTAAATTTAGCTAAAACTAGCGATTTGGACGCACTTTTGAGCGCGGCAAATGAGATTAGGCAAATTTGCTGTGGCGATGAGTTTAATTTTTGCTCGATTATAAATGCGCGTTCTGGCAAATGCTCGGAAGATTGCAAATATTGCGCTCAGTCTGCGCATTTTAAAACAGGTTGCGAAACTTACTCGCTTTTGGAGACTACGCCCGTTTTGCAAATGGCAGGGCAAAACGAAAAGGCAAAAGTTCATCGCTTTTCGCTCGTTGCCAGTGGTCGTGGGATAAGAGAAAATGACAAAGATATGCCAAAAATCGAGCAAATTTATCGTGCGCTAAGAGAGCAGACAAATTTGCACCTTTGCGCTTCGTTTGGGATTGCCACAAAAGAAGCCTTGCAAAAGCTTAAAGATAGTGGCGTGAAAACCTATCATCATAATTTAGAGACTTCGCGCAGATTTTATCCGCGAATTTGCACCACACACAGCTAA